In the Archocentrus centrarchus isolate MPI-CPG fArcCen1 chromosome 19, fArcCen1, whole genome shotgun sequence genome, catcattgtggaagaATTTTAGCCCACTCTGctttacagcattgcttcagttcactgagttCTGGACTTGGACTGGGCCACTGCAGCATGTCGATTCTTTTTCAGCCCTTCTGCTGcagatctgctgctgtgctttggatcactgtcctgctgcacGACCTGATtcgggccaagctttagctgctgAACAGACGACCTCACACCTGACTCCAAAAATCTTTGGTATGAAGAGTTCATGGTGAACTCATACGACTTGCCCAGGTCTTGTGGCTGCACAACAAGCTTTTGGGCTTTATctatgctttatttattttatatatatatataaaaatattaattatatatttatatatatatggcctctatatatatatatatatatatatatatatatatatataaatattaattatatatttatatatatatggcctCCCAGGGACTGCTGCTGAAAATGAGCCTGTATGCCTGTGTGTGCTGTCACTTTGGgagtaaaatgaaaatgtgagaaGTCTTAAATAAAAGACAGAATCAAACACAGACATTTATTTCAACACAGTCATTCATACATAAGGAGATGAAATAAATATACATCAGGAAATAACAGCACAGCTTTCCTCTTACATGTGATATGTTCTGCATATAGAATAATGGAGTTCAGTAAACCTTCGACTTATTTTTGTTCTGTCCAGACTCAAAAACAATCTTGATTCTCAGGTCAAAGtcaaaaaatggaagaaaaagagcagaaacatCGCTGCGTTTTGAGTTTAGGGGTAACTTAGCGTGGCTGGAGATATTCCAGCTAAAATATCCATTTAACAGTCATATCTGAGTGCAAACACGCAAATTCTTTAAACTTTATAAACAGTGATcccaaattttcatttttaatgtttttgcccCACACTTATTACTTcattaaatgcatgaaaaagcagcacaaacaagtctcctctctgagcctaaagaattacatttaatcacatttcaaagaGTTAACATACAAAGAGAAACATCCCCCAAAGTCCtcatatgtaaatatttaatgtatccatgtatttttactgtatgattattgggaaaaaaaggattttggcCCCATAATATTGACACATCCTTGGAAAATAGTgtaaaacataactaaaaagaaGGCACAATCAAAATGTGTTAACATTTCTCATTATTTTGCAGTACTGAATATTAATGATGGGTATCTGAATAACTCGTGCatcaaagacaaacagaacgTACTGTGCATCACTTTTGTGTAATTGTGACGGTTAAGACGACGACACTGATGTGACAAGCAAAGTAAAGAGTGTTAATGGATGCTTTTCCACTGCAGGAACAGCACAGGCCCCGGGTCAGCCTGTTTCTGTGAAGGAACCACGAGCGCAGATCCTTCTGAATGCAATACGAGGGGTCAAACAGGTCTACAAAGCTGTGGTTTTTCTCCAGAGCTAGAACATCGTTTGATTGTAGCATTACAGCTCCTACCAGACTACTACTAGTATGCTTTGGTTCAGGAACCCATGGTTAACTATGTTGCCGTTTGTTTTGTGGCAAACTTTACAATGTTTCAGTGAAAAGAAGTTTTGCTCCTTTTCGTTCTACAAGGTGGGTGGCTGTTCAAAGATGTTCTTGTTCTAAATCTCAAAAAGCAGTTTTCAGGGTAGTTAAGAACCTCCGAGTACCTGATCTCACCCTGGAGTGCACACTAACCCAGAAACAGCCCCAGAGGAGTTCCTGAGTTTGGAACAGGTGAATGCACCTGTTAGTTCCTGCAGTGGAAAATGGCCAACTCCATTTTGGCTACAATCCATGGCAGCAACCTCCACCTCTGACGTGCCCTTTTTTTGATCTCGTGGCTGAAGCAGAAATCAGAGGGATTAAAGTCACTGCTCAGTAACATTTGGCTGAATCACGTCAGCTTCACGAGGCTCTGAGCGCCTCTACATTAGTGCAAGAGAGTCTGGCTACTGCAGCACTGAGGCTTATAATAGCTTCATTTTTTAAGTCAGTTAGGGCACACAAACTCATAATTGCACTTGAGGTTATGTCATGTAAAAGCTAAATTTAGTTTGCTGTACGCTCCGTCAGCTCAGCCCAGCACCGTCCCGGCTGAGCGCGCTCAGTCCTGCAGATCCCTCTCCATGTACTTCCTCATCCGCTGACAGCGAGGACAGGACTGCTCATCAACCTTGCAGCTGCTGTGAAACAACGCTTTACAATCTTTACACCTGGGGAGGAGAGGGTGGGGGGGCAACAATGTTAGCATACTCTCaatcttttgtttctttgtcctcAAACAGACGGCGTATAATTTTCACTACAGCTACAGTGAATGcctaaagagaaagaaatacaTATAACGGTGGCAGTATTCAATCTTTTGTGTACAGAAAATGTTTCTCCACAATTTTTCCAAGaatacaaaacacaattttaaactAAGAGAAACTAAACTAATAAACTAAGATCTGTTTCCAACAGTTCTGAAGACAGCTGGGAGGAACACTGATTTTCTAAGATACTGtacattaatatattttaagatAAGGCAATTATTTATAGTAATGTTGTTTGATTTTACGTGGCATAAAGCACTTCTTTGGTAAAGCTGAGCCAGTGATTGCAGTGATCACACTACACTCGCTCCTGCAGCCTCACACCTGTTTTCTCCCATCATGGAGGGAGACACACACCTCCACACTACGGAACGAACCGCCATTTTCAACACGCCAGACTCCACTGACAAAACTGTTCATTTTACACTGCAGAAGCAGGCGGCTACTTGGTCCAACATGGTAACTAAAACATTAAGTCACACAGTGCCTTTCAACAGCTGTCCTTCCTCACATGGGGCAGGACATGCTCTGTAGTACAGCCGATGGAGGTGTCTGGATTAAGAGTGCAGGAGGCACACTCGACTCGACCAACCTTCCTGAGCACTGCAACGGCCCCGAAACAAGAAACCAactttgtttgcattttgttttgattaGTTACAAGATGGCACTGAGACCTGCTACGATGTACGGTTTGGAGACGGCGGTGctaacaaaaaagacaaaagtcagagctggaggtggaagagctgaagatgctaagatgtTCACTGGCAGTGACAAGATTAGAAACAGGGACAGCTCAagctgagcagtttggagacaatgttagagaggcaaggctgagatggtgcagaggaggagggatggtggataaactggacaaaggatgttacAGACAGAagtgccaggcaggaggaaaagaggacgaccacagagaagattcatggatgcagtgaaggagaagGATGGTAGAGACAGGgcgagatggaggcagatgatccactgtggcgactcctaaagggagcagctgaaagaagatgatgatgatgattttggTCCGTGTGCTTTAATAAGAGTGTCTCGCCATTCAGATTAAAAATATGAAGATCATTTTGGCTCCATAATCATTTAGTTATAGTCTTCACTGCTTGTTTTTGTCCTGTATTTACACTTGGCTGTAAACCATGGTAACCAGCTACAGATGGAGGCGaccagaaagcagaaaaaacaaaggaaagaaaaggagcCGAGTTTTCCTACAAGACTGAACACTGAGGTCAGAGCCGGTGTTCAGCATTTATTTAAGCAACAAGGCTGGCCTCATTATGGCAGCTTGACCTTTCTCCTCTCTTTATTAAACTGTTGTCTCTGGGGTTCAAATAAATAcagcaaaagaaacaaattattatttaagGAATGAATGAGGTGTGAAGAGTGATGCGTCTGGATAACAAACCTTGTGATCCTCTCAAACTGAAAGGGGAAGATGGTGTCATCAGAGTGGCATAGCTGACAAATGAAGCCGCGCTGGGTGCAAAGGTCACAGCTGAACACATGGTTGGAGGCGTGCTGCACCAGCGTGCGCAGGAAGTTTACATACTGGCCCTCTGCTACCTggaaacaaacaacacaaacagatgCTCATATGTAGATGCTTTAAGGTGCAGAGGGAGGATGCAGGGGAAATGAGCCAGAAGGTTACCTGTCGCAGGTCCTTGACACTGTACAGGTGGATCGACTCCAACAGGTAAGTTCGCTGTCCCATcctagagaaagagagagagagagaaatgaaagggggggggaaaaaagcacctGAGTActtttaaagacataaaaagtgtttttatatcTTTCAGTGAAAgtattgaaagaaagaaaaaaaaaaaaataaaaacattgtagCCTGGAATGATTTATTATTGTAGACACTATAGAAACACACACCTGGCTTGGAGTTTCTTGCAGGCTCCGCTGCGGCAGGTACGCAAGTAGTCACCCAGAAGGCACAGCTTCTGCCTCTGGACGTGTGCCTGACCCATCGACTCAGCGTGCTCAACCAACTCAGGGTTCAGCTGCTCCAGATTGAGCAGAGGCTCTTGTTCTATGTGATTCAGGAGCCACAGGGCTTTCTTCGAcacctgcacagacacacaaacagtctcATGAGGCTGACCTGTTGCTTCAAAGGTTTActtaaaaaggtaaaacaacTGGTTTAACAGTTATAAGTGGATTATGGTATAGTTGCAAAGTCTCTCTAGAACACACTGGTAAAATATGAGCCTATATCctaaaagacaacaaaagaaaTTTACCCAAAGaagactaaaaaaataaaataaaattgtagaACTGCACATAGTTTGTACTGCTACTCAACTCTGCgccagcagagggcgctgtacacctgtgtgtgaacagcaccTTAGAGCTCCAACTGCTTTTGAGCAGCAGGGACAGTCTGACATCAGACTGCCTCAGAATATTAACATTGTGTTCGCACATATTAGTTTAATCTGTTCTTCAGTTACTTTCAGGTTTGCACTGTAACAAAGTCAGGTTTGAGTCACCTGTACAGGTAAAACCTCAAAACTTGCAAGTAATAAAAAGTTATTTAAGCTCATTAGATTCCCGACTGTGACCAACTGCTCAAAATTTGTGTCTGAATAttgatttgtgtttggttgattattaatttgctgtaacaatgcttcttagCAATAAACCTTGTAAACCaatggaaagcctgtttatttgcccttaaatggagccacatgtGAGTCTGTGGTTTGCacccatgaaacatgtcgttcTCCCACTCCACACCATGAGCCTGCCTCAACAATGTTCAAACctcaactgaaaacatttgttattttttgttagaatgtccctttatttttttttaaattccttttcCCAACAagttttttatgcttaaatgcgTTCTGTAAAGTCACTCGTCTGTTATGCAGCCAGTTAAACATGATTTCTGTGTGTTGCACCTACCTCTCTGTGGGTGAGGTCCCAGTTGTGCACCATGCGTGAGGGGATGATGGTGGTGTCACCTTTGTGGCATGACTCACAGTAATACTGGCCTGAAAACTCGCATAACCGGGCTCTGCCCAGCGACAGTCCGATCTGCTGAGGACAGCCTGCACGACACAGCGAAACACGTCTCAGTCTGAGTCACATCCACTCACAATGAGCCCGATTCTCCtttcacacactcaaacacatatATCCTGATTTATAAGATCTGTTCTCATCTGGCTTACTGACAGATCTGCGAGTGTGGGTCCTGACATTTAttccttctctccatctctaAAGCTCTTCCTGATCTggggaaaaaatatttgtgttgtgtttctgcataaaaacagaggcaacaaagaaaaactaataTGGATGAAACTGTGGCTACACAGGTCGTAAACGTCACATGAGAGGCTAAAGGTGAGAAAACGTCACCAACAGCTTGCTGTTATACAACAAATAATAATCATTAACTCAGAGCAAATTCCACGTTTGCATATTGCTCTGTGTTTTTGATAGTCTCAATAAGAAGGCATCACCTTTGAATATTTGCagtgtttgctttgctttgccaAGGATCTTAAAACTCCAGAGTTTTAAGATCCTTGGTGGGAGTGGGACATGTGCAAAGGAACAAAATTATGTTTCTTGAATAACTGCTGAGGAAAAACAGATATTTAATTGGTTTTGTTCAGACAtttagttttaatatttttaagttttacatAATGAGACCAACAGTTCTTCCTTcagctgtaaaatatttttaaaataatttgaactGTTACAGGGAGCTATGGACCCCAAGAAAAATAGCTAATGCAAGAGCAAAGCTAAAGATGATCCTAACGAACGCAACGGAGCCAAACTGAAGCGAACGACTGGACCGGAAGACCCGGCATTACACTCCTTCTGCACGACACACTGATTTTATCTACACACTCAAAaccaaactaaacacaacaggaaatgaACAGAGTCACTTTTTCAAGTCTTAAAACAATCGGCCTTTGAACACTGACaagtaataaaaacagttttagttagtgGGGCAAAAAGCTGTAGCTCTAAAGTGTAACCAGCACACAactttgtttaaaactaaaatgagGCTTCAGCAGTCTGAATCCATGCACATCTTCAGTTTTCTTAATGATACTTTTATTGTCGTAGCCTAGACTGGATGGTGTCCCCAGCATGGATCctgcattttgaagcttcagCATTATCGATCTGGACGCCAATGTGTTAGTTTTGTAACATGACCAATATTTGAATAAGGGGTTGAAGAGCAAAGCTATCAGCCAATGTAAGCAAGCTCTAGCCACAGactcacacaaagacacaaaaaactgaacacacacagatttttttccatGCCAATGTTACCTGCACATTTGAAGCTCTGCGTGTCCAGCCCCTTCTCTGAGGGAACTTTGCAGAGGTGGACTAGAAGAGCTCCATCTTCTTTCAGCCtgtgctgcaccagtctgtacagattcccagtcacttccaaGGGTACCTCAGAGCCTTCATGCTCCCCGTTCTCCAGGTAGGAGTCCAGAGCTTGTCGGATCAAAACCCTCCAAGAGCGAGCCTCCTCCGCATTCTCTGCTCTCAATCTAAGCGTCTCTCTGATGGTCAGGAGTTTGAAAAACGACGGTCCTCCCAGAGCGACATCAGGAACCACATCCCGAATTTCCTCAATAGGGTAGTTTAGCCGCTGCAGCTTTCTTCCTTCTTGTACCAGAAATCCTTTAAAGGTTTCCAAGGAGAGGGAGAAAACCATAGGTGCCCACTGACGGGCCTCAGGGTCTGTGGAGAAGTACAGAACAGCTTCTTTGATGGCATCCGTTTCCATATCTGTAGTCCAAGTCCAGTCAAATTCCTGCAGAGAAGGAGGGGAATCCTGCCCTCCACATCTGTCAGAGGCAGCTGGGCCTCGCTCGGGGCTGGAGGGGGCAGATGATGGAGAAGAAACTGCACGTTCATCCACACCATTCTCACAGCAGgtctgcagcacctcccactgCTCGTCTGCACACGGTGCTTTCCGGCATTTGTTGACAGCCTCAATAATCCGGTCCACCCAGTCTTCAGCTTCGTCACGATTGGCTGCACGGAGGTAAACCCGCTTCCCGGGAAAAATTAACTCAAATCGCCCCTCAGGTGAGGTGATGCGAACGTCTTCGCATCGCAGCAGGGAGCAGTTGTCGTGGCATGTCCGCTCCTCCGCGTTCACATACAGGCGGAACTCAAAGGGCGACAGCTCGCAGTAGTAGTCGCGCCACAATCCCACGGCGCTGCGCCGTTCCAGGTGACCGAGCTTCAGCAAACCTCGAAAGGGATTCGACAGTcctgagaaaacacacacacacacacacacacacacagacggagGTAACAGGAAGTTCTTTATCCACAGTACCGgccaaaggtttggacacattcaCCAATCATatgaataacaacaaaaatgtttgcctgaaaacaaaacaatgaggaGAAATCAACTGAGAGTGAAGTCAAGGCTTTatccatccccaaactgtcaGAACACGTTTATGGTTTCTGAAAATTACTCTGTCGTGCAGGCAatccaaacacacaaatcatAAACTATCCCAATTTAGTCTTCAATAGGGTTACTCATCAGTTTTGACTGTGGCCTTGCGGGGTTAACCCTAATATGAGTCGGAGGAAACAGGATTTTGACTCGTTGTggtttaataaaaataacattaagTCTTCACTAGCAAGTCCCCTCAACTGACTGCTAACCATccaccacacagtgatgcaacGCAGAGAAGCTACAAACAAACACCTTCTTTCTAGTATCCATACACATTCACCTTCCAGTGAAGGCATCGGGAGCAACCCGGGGTTCACTATTctgcccaaggatattttggcGTGCAGACCAgggcagccaggaatcaaaccaccaaccttcagatTAGTGGACGACCTGCTCCATCTCcatctcctgagccacagccaccccaccccTCAATACAAGAGCTGACACTGAATTTCTGTCCAACTATTCATCACGCTAGAGTTCATATTAGCAGTATGAacgcacaacaacaacaacaacaacaacaacaacaacaacaacaaagacctGCAAAGCATGTGGACACCCCCAGTCAGCATTTCAAATTCAATATATCTGCCTCAACAGAGATAGAAGTTAAACAGTGACAAGTCAAAAAGTTAAATCTGTTACAAGAAATGAttaaacagcagcttttattaacAGCacgattttttttaaataaagaaaatcaaaaaagaTCATAGTCATGTACTTTGTCACAAAATTTCCCATCACATCCGTCACCATCAGCACTGTTTGTCTtacactttctttttctttctatttttaaaagcaGGCCATGTGACACCATCCAGGTGACATCCAAGAAATGCAGTATTATCACATTCCAGAGCGACGTGGCCACGCCCCGAACATCATGTTACCACAGGTGTTTCC is a window encoding:
- the plekhm1 gene encoding pleckstrin homology domain-containing family M member 1 isoform X2 → MLATQTDAPPEAKDVKQIKEKLAQSLKALQAHYQPSALLLNPEEREVLLSYLQGLTSLTFSLSYKSSVLNEWTTTPLALAGLCPLSQADLLNLPLNGGGHPTSKPVCKELWDTVSQSSSSSDAPDVQRGCPVLLGRGSDLLQGSETALHSSNLSLDTTGSSQLSSSLSSDSLLQGQDPRSPTGGQWSPCDLEASINVNIGTERPQKDSLTDFRESGHCSQDSTQEDSFVSCIGPAQFSETGVFCDSEIQGPATPSQQPVDQPPHSDSEPTEASIELPSSDDNPYPAEVRSSPSCELHLDADLVSTGSEPAEPVEEVTVTRVQESSEPEEKTPGSSEKTSSDSAGQQGPCRSATVLSRKTSSDSFTHSSWISDDDIYKPHLENVLDSDEASPSAPSAEPSFSPPRPRVVHRRQIGLSNPFRGLLKLGHLERRSAVGLWRDYYCELSPFEFRLYVNAEERTCHDNCSLLRCEDVRITSPEGRFELIFPGKRVYLRAANRDEAEDWVDRIIEAVNKCRKAPCADEQWEVLQTCCENGVDERAVSSPSSAPSSPERGPAASDRCGGQDSPPSLQEFDWTWTTDMETDAIKEAVLYFSTDPEARQWAPMVFSLSLETFKGFLVQEGRKLQRLNYPIEEIRDVVPDVALGGPSFFKLLTIRETLRLRAENAEEARSWRVLIRQALDSYLENGEHEGSEVPLEVTGNLYRLVQHRLKEDGALLVHLCKVPSEKGLDTQSFKCAGCPQQIGLSLGRARLCEFSGQYYCESCHKGDTTIIPSRMVHNWDLTHREVSKKALWLLNHIEQEPLLNLEQLNPELVEHAESMGQAHVQRQKLCLLGDYLRTCRSGACKKLQARMGQRTYLLESIHLYSVKDLRQVAEGQYVNFLRTLVQHASNHVFSCDLCTQRGFICQLCHSDDTIFPFQFERITRCKDCKALFHSSCKVDEQSCPRCQRMRKYMERDLQD
- the plekhm1 gene encoding pleckstrin homology domain-containing family M member 1 isoform X1; this encodes MLATQTDAPPEAKDVKQIKEKLAQSLKALQKRYVTSDLVVTSEDGDANLLCCALEAVFIHGIKSKYIRSESRGGSRKGDRGPLPQPFFWSLLKSVTHRDVITELEKISFVGTDVGRCRAWLRLALNHGLLECYLASLFREDSKLQAHYQPSALLLNPEEREVLLSYLQGLTSLTFSLSYKSSVLNEWTTTPLALAGLCPLSQADLLNLPLNGGGHPTSKPVCKELWDTVSQSSSSSDAPDVQRGCPVLLGRGSDLLQGSETALHSSNLSLDTTGSSQLSSSLSSDSLLQGQDPRSPTGGQWSPCDLEASINVNIGTERPQKDSLTDFRESGHCSQDSTQEDSFVSCIGPAQFSETGVFCDSEIQGPATPSQQPVDQPPHSDSEPTEASIELPSSDDNPYPAEVRSSPSCELHLDADLVSTGSEPAEPVEEVTVTRVQESSEPEEKTPGSSEKTSSDSAGQQGPCRSATVLSRKTSSDSFTHSSWISDDDIYKPHLENVLDSDEASPSAPSAEPSFSPPRPRVVHRRQIGLSNPFRGLLKLGHLERRSAVGLWRDYYCELSPFEFRLYVNAEERTCHDNCSLLRCEDVRITSPEGRFELIFPGKRVYLRAANRDEAEDWVDRIIEAVNKCRKAPCADEQWEVLQTCCENGVDERAVSSPSSAPSSPERGPAASDRCGGQDSPPSLQEFDWTWTTDMETDAIKEAVLYFSTDPEARQWAPMVFSLSLETFKGFLVQEGRKLQRLNYPIEEIRDVVPDVALGGPSFFKLLTIRETLRLRAENAEEARSWRVLIRQALDSYLENGEHEGSEVPLEVTGNLYRLVQHRLKEDGALLVHLCKVPSEKGLDTQSFKCAGCPQQIGLSLGRARLCEFSGQYYCESCHKGDTTIIPSRMVHNWDLTHREVSKKALWLLNHIEQEPLLNLEQLNPELVEHAESMGQAHVQRQKLCLLGDYLRTCRSGACKKLQARMGQRTYLLESIHLYSVKDLRQVAEGQYVNFLRTLVQHASNHVFSCDLCTQRGFICQLCHSDDTIFPFQFERITRCKDCKALFHSSCKVDEQSCPRCQRMRKYMERDLQD